tccctagtttccagcaccccatgcatgcactgtttctgcactctagtgcagatggctagggctgggctccctctccctcccgggtccaactcctctcctccagctgggagctgggttgaggggcctcgggtcccaccgggctgcggcttgtatcttacccctttcaccaggcactgagttcttgcaggtgtggatgtagtctggctgttgtcctatgtcttctggtctctcttttagggatagttgtagttgttgtattttcaaaaatatatatgtttttgggaggagattcccactgtcctactcacactgccatcttcgcCGGAAGCGACCTTTGGATCTGGCCCAGGTGGCTCTGCGTTGGGCTGGGGATTCCGATCGGCTGCTGAtagcgcgcctgctccctctggctccgcagCAGGTGCGCGCAGGGCTCTCCTGTGTGGGCCTCTAaggggctcctctggctccactggcACTGGTGCGCTCGAGCCATGCCCAGGCTGTTCGGTCGCCGCTGCTGCAGGCTCGCACAATcccctcctggtcccctctggtgccgttGGTGCACgtgatctgctcctggtcccttcagGCACCGTCGCCCCTGGCACGCTCTGCCGtgactgggccggtgtgtcagggtctgcacCGGTTGGAAGaaagactggcaggctgcttagtgccatgaggggcttcagagcttcgCTGCCTtcccggggtttagggcgcctaaggttccccgggattcccagctgctagcaAAGTGTGCCGGGataacttcatccagctatggagttcctgtctctttaagacttgcagaaagcactcacctttcttttgtctcaggggcgccggttgcggggacctcgcacaggttttgcttttccgtttctcttgTATCCAGCCCCCCCGTGTACCTTGTGTTTGcgctccaggtgcagatttctagagctggttgtttagcagtcctgggctttcactccctctccaTTCCGActtttcttcctgccgggttttgAGGTGGGGAAGTGTTCAGGTgccacctggccgtggcttgtatcttaccccttttgtgtgatgttgagttctcacagatgtagatgtatcctggctgttgtactgcatccactggtgtctcttttaggaatagttgcatttattgtattttcataaatatatatgttttggggaggagatttcctcggaactactcacgccaccatcttcctgtgatcccctatttgcctgttttttaaagcacattttttgggttctcttctgtttttaCTTCTAAGTTTGGTGTATCTGTAGCTTTTTTGTACATATAGAAATacaccatttaaaaatactgcCCTATAAAGTGTTACTGTTGTGATTTCTTCCACAGCTTTTATGCGTGGCAACTCCTCTCCCCCTTCAGAGATCTGATAAATATTCACTCATCAAtcactttaaagatatttttacctTAACAAGCGTTGCCTTCCTAGCTTTCCCGCTACTGTCCTATAGGCACATTTTGACAAGAGAATTAAGGCCATTAAACGAATTTCAGCATGGAGTTTTCAGGATGCTCCTTTAATCCCCAAATATTAACAAGTTGCGTTCGAATATTCAGAGGGAACTCTGGGTTGTGATTGGTGAGAAGTAGGAGAGGTCTTGTGCCGCAGACCCTACTTCTAAGGCTTCTTTCTAGAGAAGAAATGGATTTGTATGGTTCGTTATATATCCTTGGTTTGTTTTACAGGGAATCAGTTCACTGTCGCTACCTCAAGCCTCAGCTATGGATCGGTGTAGCAGGGACCCGAAATTTGAAATCTTCAGAACCTCCCTTTATCTTTTATGAATTCCAAAGAGCCTTCTAGGGGAGCCGCGGCTAGTGAGCCTCACCACAACTTGCCACAAGGGGGAGCCCCGTGCGCTTCTTCCTTCTGCTGATGCTCTAGCGTGCATCTGCTTTCTGCCCCCAGGGGAAGCCCAAGAGACCCTCCCAGAGGATGAACGGCCCTTCACCCAGGCTTTTCAAGTCCAGGGGACAGAAATAGTGTGTCCTCCTCATCCCAGATAGTCCCTCCCTCTTCTTTTGCATGCTCACTCCTTATCCCTTATCACATCCAAAAAAAGGCAGGGGAAGGCTCTGtagtcatttttcagtgaactggaGAACAGAACATTTTAAAGATAGATTTTTCTAATAGTCCAGGACATCGAATAGCTTTTCCCACAATATCACTGCTTAAGCCTGAATGCAAGCTGTGTTAATACTTCTAGGAAACCTCAGGGCTAGAAGCTAGAGCCTCATTCCCCTCCCCTGCAGGTGTGTGGCCTTGTGGGGGACGTCGGGGGCCTCCTCTCTAAGCTGTTTTGCCTTGCTTGTTGATACCAAGGACGATGGTCCTGAAAGTGAGGGATTCCACTGTGAGAACAGCTATTTGACATTAAGAATGGCCATCATTATATGTGGCTAGTGGGTGACAGAAAGAACTCAAAATTGAGTTTAAAAATGATGCTGGGTATTAACCACCAAGTGGGTGGAGGTATAACAGCAGCTTCCTATTCCATTTTGATGATAAAACACTTGGTAAAGATAAGACATTGGAAATTATGACTGTCAGTTTATTTTACTTCTGACTGTCCTAAAATCTGTCAAGTAGCTTATAGTCTGTAAGCAAAGGCCCTAGTCTGAGAACATGGAGAACTACTTTAGTGAAATTCCCTGAAGACCTTCCTATCAATGGAGTAAAAGAGGAAGCAGAGAATTTGCTAAGCCCTTTTACCACTATTGTGTCTCACCTCCCTGTGAGGTGCTCTGGCAGAGCCCCTCattgagagaaagggagaaaagcagaCAGAGTTCTCACGGGGAAGCTCAGAGCTGGGCCAACCCTTGGCTGTAGAGCAGCAGAAGCGTTCAGAGTTTGCTGATTGCAAGCTTTTGTCTGATACTTAAATTTAAAGAACAAGCAAAGAATTCACAAGAGCTTTCCGTGATTGAAGTCCTCATGCGTATGTATTTGAAGTTGAGTGACACAAGGGCTGACACTACTCTGGGAATTAGGAGAATGGTGTTTTTGTCTTAGCTCTGGCACGACCAGAGCCCCTTTACGTCCCTGCGACTGGGTTTCCTGCTCcataaagtgagtctcttgtgctTCCGTGAGAGAGACAGGGACCAGATACCCAGCATGTTTTCCTCTCCAGTTCAGCTGCCAGGAAGCTAAAGTCAAATTCAAAGCTGTATTTAAGGAATTCTGCAGGACCCTTGGCTTGATGTCTTgatgttatttttcttcctggtttTGACCTTCTGTTCTTCTATTTTCCCTAATCTTAGCActttattgtttttcatatttaataatttattgtacactttcttttttatacttcaCTTGTAATCCTTTTGTGTAGTGATCATGGTGTAAATCAATAGCAAATGGGAGGGCAGTCATGCTAGATGAGTTCCAGCCACCCTCCCAGTACTGATGGCCTAGGATTCTAAGGGGATGAGTCAGTTCACAGGTCTGAAAGGTATCAGGTCTACATCGCAGGGAGCTCTCCTACTGAGGGCCCTGAAGACTTTGATAAACCTCTAAGGAGGTCTAACTAGGAAGTCCTCCTACATCCCTGGGATGTGTCTGTAAACAAGCCAGTGCTTTGTGCTGGTTTATAGGAAGACAGCTTTCTTATTGGAGTTTTAGACTTGACCTGTGAGGAATCTGGTAGAGAAATGTCTGTCTTAGGCAGGGCTCTAATCTGCTGTATCAAGAACTTGAAGGAATTTTGATGTCATACTTGGATTTAAGAAAGTCCAGGGGAATATGAATATGTATCTTGAACGtggagagaggctggcagaagataaGTGATGCTTCATTCATTTCATCCATATGCTACTCTTGACTTTATTATACCAAGTAGACCCTGTTAGGGCTTGAATTACTTTATGAGTACTTATATAAAAGTTGCTCATACCCATAAACATCACATAAACTTAAAGACATTCTCCTACAATGAGTAaatgaaaagctttaaaaatatatactaaacTTCAATTATTAAGCAGctgttcattttcaaaataccTCATCACTTTCCCTAAGGACCCATCCTAGTTTCCTTAAATGCCCATATATGACTTGTTTTGATTCCCAAGAGGACCTCTGCTCTGTGAAGTAGAAGAGTTATATAGATGTTCCAGAGTTGATCAGTTGATTAGATATGGTTCTGATTTGTGCCATGAAGGCCAATCATAAGCTGGAAGTATATATTTCAAAGCCAGTGATAAAAGTTTGAGTAATTACTATCTATTCCTGAACATCAAGAAGGTTTGGGGCTTTCTGGAATCCATAGAAACTGAACAATTCATTCCTTTACCCTTGTAGGTAAGATTTTATTTATACATGACTGAAAATAGCCTTTGGTTTGAATTTTCGTTAGCCAGATTCTGCTGTTTTAGTACCATCCTGTTAGTTTCTTCAAACAAAGTGATGCCATAGTAATTTTTTCAGATGTCCAGGACACTAGTTGGGGGGAGTTCACCTGTGCCATACTGGGATATAATGAAGTCTTAGACCTTAGGACAACAAGATTTGATTTCTTTTCCTCAGAgaagggtggtgggtgggggacaCCATTGATCTTTCTGTCAGGGATGGATTTGCTTCTGCAGACTTGCTTTCTTAGGTCTCCATGCCTTCTCCTCATGAGAGCTCACATTCATTCATGCGCGACTATGCCACTCCTCACCATAACCTCTGAGGTTGGCACTAACACTGCcaccacttcacagatgagaaaattgagggtTGGTGGAGGAAGCGGGTAAGTTGCCCTGGGTTCATGTTGAATGGAGCCCAGCATGGGGCTGGGTCTGCGGGTTCCAGAGCTCACCTTCTTAACTGCAATCCTACACTGCATGATACAGTGCACAAGCTGGTCAAGCCTGAGTAATAAAGATAGGAACATAGAAACCTAGATAAAGGGCTTGTGCTGCTCTAATCTCAGCCAGTCATGTAGGAATCTAGATCTATAGCTATAGGGGAGTCCTTAGTAGATTATGAGCTATACGGGATAAAGAGAATCCTTTGCTTGATTTAACTAAGTACTTGGCACCATACTTTTTTCTTTGGGAAGATCTGTCCCAACCATAACTTCTGCTaagcactttttcttttaaaattttcagtctttGGCTATCTATAAATgtatctgttttccttttatttatttttcatttttttatttttaaaaattttttattaagggatgattgatatacactcttatgaaggtttcacatgaaaaagaccccatccataccctaatgcagacactgtccatcagtgcagcaagatgccacagatccagtatgtgccttctctatgctacactgttctccctgtgatcccccacaccatgtgtactaaacataatacccctcaatccccttctccctccctccccatccaccctcttacacccttcccctttgataaccactagttcattctcggagtctctgagtctgctgctagtttgttccttcagttttacttcattgttacactcaacaaatgaagaaaatcatttgtcacttgtttttctctgccagccttatttcactgagcataatgtcctccagctccatccatgttgttgcaaatggtaggatttgtttctttcttatggctgaatagtattccattttgtatatgtaccacctcttcttaatccattcatctactgatggacacttaggttgcctccatatcttggctattgtaaaaagtgctgcaataaacataggggtgcatatgtctttttgaatctgctaagttgtgttctttgggtaaattccaaggagtggaattcctgggtcaaatggtatttctatttttagtgttctgaggaacctccatatgctttccagaatggttgaacgagtttacattcccaccagcagtgtaggagggttcccctttctccacatccttgccagcatttgttgttcttagtcttttcgatgctggccatcctaactggtataaggtgatatctcattgtggtttaaatttgcatttctatgatgattagtgatgtggagcatcttttcatgtgtctgttggccatctgaattcctcctttggagaactgtctcttcatatcctctacccatttgttaatcaggttatttgctttttgggtgttgaggcgtgtaagttctttatatattttggatgtaaaccccttgttggatatgtcatttacaaatatattctcccatgctgtaggatgcctttttgttctgttgatggtgtcttttgctgtacagaaacgtATCTGTTTTCTTTACATTCCTTCTATTGGTGTTGATTTGTCCTGTTTGGGAATAAGAACTTTGTTCTAATGCAAAAAGTTGATAACGTTGAGTGGCCGCCAAGTGTGAAGTTCAAAGAgctcaaataaaaaaagaaagtatgataGACAGTGTTGGAATTTGAGGGAGCCCATTAAATAGCGCTGCTCTTTCCTGCTTTAGTTTGAATCAGTTGAGAACTCAGGCAAAAGAGGGAGCATGTGGAGACTGTGGTATCCCCTTTATTACAGAGGAACTGGATCCCGGAGAAGGGGTATCACAATTGCAACAGGTGGCCTTCCTTATGTGGCCTCCATCCCCCCAGTGATGGGCAGTGCTGGCCTGAGGCAGGACATACCCCCTGTAGGGACTGAGCTCCTCCATGGAAAGCTTAGCATGTGGAGGAAACTCTTCTAGACTAAGAGCGAGGGGCTGCAGTCTCTTCCAAATTCTCTGATCCAGTATGGAAAGGAGAGAGGGGCTGAGTGTGGCATGGAGGATGACCCCCCAAAAAGGTGGAGGAGACctcaggaaaagggaagaaacatGCATCCAACAAATCAGAAGGAGGCTGAAAGCCTTAGCTCCCTCTTTGGGCttaattcaatatttgtatttaGCACTTATAAATATGTCAGCAGGTTGGTAAATTAACTGCTTTTGTTCTGTTTGAACTTTTAGATTCTTAGCTATCAGAACACCATCTCCttcaagttaaaaaacaaacactgtGACTAGTTTCTACTCCTTGGAAGAATTTAATTCATCCTTTAATATAAATAAGGCAGCATGAAACACCAAGATCCCCACTGCTTTCTGATTCAAAACACTCCCATTTCCCCACTGAGTTGTCCTCTCCGAGTAAACAAGAGGCCAGAAGATAATTTTTCAGTTCACTTTCTCCTGGAAGCAAAGGGGAAGCAGATGAAGACATAGGCTTGGTCTTGGCTTCTGGATGCTGGCTCTTGGCTTCGGGGCCTCCTCCAAGCTAACTTGCCTCGTTGGAAAGTTGAAGATGAATGGGATGAGGAGGATGGCAAGGCACAGGCGATAATAAATAAGGCAATTCACCCCCTTCTGGAAATGATCCTGACAGAATGGGGGGCTTGGGGCTTCAGTGGGAAATCATGTGGCCAGGCTCGTTCTCTGGAGCTCAGTCTGACTCCAGCTCACATGCAAGGCTTCCTACAGGCTTCTATGCCAGCAGAGCCCAGCCTCCCGCTGTGAGTTAGCGCTGTCAGGCAGACTGTCCATTTTCTAGAACACTCCGAGGCTAGTCGAGAGCACCTCTGGAGTAGGATCCTTCTTCAGGCCCTGGTGAGCCTGACACCCCCTGGAAGTGAGCATGCCATCTAGGAGGTATGGCCAGCTTGAACTCTGGCAGGAGAACCTAGTGCTGGTGCAGGTGCCCTCATTCTTGCTTCCTCCTTGGCCCTCACAAGGGCTACTGAGGCAACGCCGAGAGAGGAACTCCCCATGGGCTAGTGTTGCCACCCATGGAGGTAGTGGCTTCCCAACCCCGCTGCCCCAGGCTGGAGACGAGGCCAGCTCTGACCGCAGGCTCTGGTGGCCTTTCCAAGGCCCGCGGGCTGGGCCCCGAGGGCTGCCCTGTGTGTTCCCAGTCAGCTGGCACTCTGTTGGGCTCTTTGGGTCCTGGTCATCTATGTGGCTGGCAAGGCTCATGCAGAAAGGGGGGTTCTGTGTGGTGAGGGAGCCCCACTGGAGTGAACAGCTAGGGGCCTACAGATGGAGCCGGGTTTCCACAGTGGCTCTTGTTTCCAGGCATGTCCTGCTCTAGTATTAGGATCCTGAGGAAAACTCGGTGCTGCGGCCTCTCTCACCTCTCAGCTCTGCGCTTTCTCTGATCTGGGCATCAGAGGCCAGACTGTGAGCTATAACTCAGCACCCCGGGTACCAGGCTCTCTCCTTTGCCCCAGTCACCCTGTGTCTCTCAGCTTTTACCTTTAGCACCTGCACCACCACTGTGTTTTCCTGAATTAGAGACATGCAAACATCCATTTGGGTATGATTCTTTTTACATCTCAGGTCAGTCTTTACTTGAATATCATAGAGGATCTACAGGATGCAGACGGATCCATGTTAAGACCACACACCCTGATTTCCAATAACACTTGGCCCTAGGCATCTGCAACCAAAGCACTAATAGAGACACATCAGGATTTCCAGCCTTCATTCATAGTCCACACAATGGGGGTCCCACTGTGGTTACTATTTTTTATACTATTTGGAGATAGTCTCTAATTCAGTGTCCAGAGTGTTCTGTCATCATCGTGGCCATTCGTGGGGATCCAAAAGCAAGCTGTAAGGATTGGTCTCCAAACCCAGACAAAGCCTCACCAGCAGACTCCCATGGCATGAAAGCAATCCAGCTTCTGGCTTGGAATTCTGTTTCCCCTGCACCATAGGTCCTGGCTTCTCTGGGAACCAAGGCTCCCAGCAAAGCCTGCCATTCTCCCAGGACGGGGCCTGCTGATACCCCCAAGGTGTGGACGTGGGTCCTGGGTCCTGGATGCGCTATAAGACAGTAGCTTTTTGGAGCAGGCTGGCATGGTCTGAGGGGATATGTAGGGAATACTCGCTAATGAGTGCTGGTGCATTCTTGAGCAGCTCATAGAAAGAGTCCACCGTCTTGCGGTAGAGACGTCGCTGCAGGATGAGCGGCCGGAAGAGGTTGAGAGGCTCGGCCCTGAGAATGGCCTCGGGCAGTCCCACGGTCTTGGGCACCTTTCGGTTGCCAATAAAGAAGTGATGGAGCTTCTTCTCGAGCAGGCTCTTCTCCAGGAAGCAGAGCAGCTCATGCAGACGCACATCCAGCTGCCCAGCCTTCCAGTCAGCGGCCTGCCGGGAGAGCAGGAGATGCAACAGGGCTGTCTTCACGTGGTAGCTGCCAAGTCCACTGGGGCCTGTCAGGCGGCTCTGCTTGGAGAGCAGGAAGGAGGTGATCTGCAAGCAGGTGAGGTGGCAGGCACCCTCAGGCAGCCTCTTTGACATTGTCCTAAGGAAGTGTCGCTCATAGACAGCGAAGGACAAGAGCCAGTCAGTGCCGGACGCTGGGGTTCCCCCAGAGGGCTCCCTGGGAAGGTGGGAGACAAAATACAGGTCTGAGTCATCACAGTGGATCACAGGAATCACGTTGAAGGGCATGAACTTGCCTGAGCGGAACCTGATCTTGAGGGACCCTGGGGTGTCCAGCTGGTTAAAGGCCAGGTCGAACTCGTATTTGTGGGCAATGCGGTGCCAGGCTCTGGTGAGGGCTGTCTGAAACCACTTCATGACCTGCACTGAGTCTAGATATGGGGAATCTCGGGCACACAGTGGGTCTTCTGCCTCGCAGCCAGGCTGCACCGAGTTGTTTTTGCTGTGGAGGAGACACAGCATGTCCTCCCCAAGTTTGGTCTTGCCGCAGATGCAGCCCAGCATATCCTCGTCGGCCCGGACCACCTTAATCTGGCCATAACCCTGGCGATCCAAGGGCATGGAGTGGCCAGAGCACCAGAGCTCTGGATGGAAGTGGTAGGGCTCTGGGGACGTGAAGGGCACAAAGAGTTTGCACTGCAGTGGCCTGTCCACCTGCCAGTTCTCATACATGCTGTCCACGCCAATGAAATCCTCCACCTCCATGTTTGTGTCCCGGTTGCAGAGGTTTCTCAGAGCTTCCAGCAAGTCATCCACGAAGCCTTCCACAAACTCGCGGGTACGAGCCGCATCGGCTGTGGCTCCCCGTATGCAACGCTCATGAAAGTGGTCAAGCATGGCCTTGTTGGGCAGGGTGAGGCCCCGGAGGGGTGCACCCTCCAGGCCAGGCAGCTCGTCCTCAGTGCTGCCCAGGCAGTCTGTTGAGGACTCATCCTGGTGGTCCTGCCACCACAACTCGATCACCAGGAAGAGGATCGTGCAGAGGGTGCTCCTCAGGTCCCAGGCCATGCGGTTCTCATTCTGCTGCCGGCCCTCCTCCGCCAACTGCTCCAGGGCCTCCTTCTCGGCTGCCAGCCGCACCATCTCCTCCTCCAGGCGTAGCTGCTCCAGCTGCAGCTTCTCCTGGTACACCTGCATGTTGTGGATGATCTCCTCCTCATTCTCGGGCACGGTGGTGTTCTCCCGAGGGAACAGCAGAGGGTGGTTGACGATGGCTGTCACCACCACCAGACACACCCGGAAGAGCTCCAGTGCCATGCTGGGGCTTTCctagggggagagagagagacagacagtcaCACCAAGCTCCCAAAAATGCCATGTCTTTCCTAGCCCTGCACACCGACCTCCGCCTCACCGAGCAGGTGAGTGTCTTAGAGCTCTGCTCCCACCCAACCCACTATCTCCTCTCCTGCTTCAGTCTAGTCCTGGGAACAAGAGCCCGAAGTTCTACACCTCCGATCCACCACTGTGGTGGATCTCTGTTCTGTATGCCCAGACATTCCTCTTTCTGGTGGCAGTACCCCATTTTGCCTGGGAATCAGCCTTTTTCTACTCCCTGTCCTTATGGCTTGGGTGGGGATAACCTTGCCCCAGCTCTAGGGACGAACGTATGACTGTGGTCTAGGGTTGCTGAGGGAACAGGCAACAGCTGGTGGTGGCTCTGTAGCTGCCTTAAAGTAGGGGTCTGCCTGAGAAAGATGCCAACATAGAGGAAAGCAGACTCCCAACCCCTGGATCCAGCTATGCCTGAAGCCATCACCTCTGAACTCTTTAGTCATACAAATCAATAAAttctcctttttgtttaagtCAGTTTGAGTTATTTTTCCATCATTTGAAACCAAAAACAGTCCTGAATAAGCCATTCCCTTCTTCTCCTAGTGAATGCCTTGTGGTGAACACATTTTCCTCAAGGCCTAGTGGAGAACAGGAGGGCTGGATTCCAAAGTCAGTCCTGTCattgactagctgtgtgaccttgggcatattAACTCACCTCTCTGAGACTGTTTCCTTACTGCACCAGAGGAAAGCCACAGTACCCACAGGGTCACCACACTAATGGATGGATATCCACACAAACTGCATACACAGCACACTGAATGGCGGACAGCATGTATTCAGTGAATAACAACGGTGTGAAGCAGTTTTGTGAACTGATCTTCCCACACTGTAAACCTGTCCTTCTGATCTGGAAGTCTGTACCCCAAATTCAGACACTGACCTCCTGGGTCTTCATCCAGGACAATTTGGAGACAACCAGAGTGACCAAGTCATTGGTTTCCCTCTCTTGTGTCATCTGAACTTTAAATCTGATTTAATTGTGGAAGGAGACACTCCATTCCTCCAGGATAAAAGGATTTTTAGGTCTCAGGTGACTTCTGGGGAAGGGCTAACCTCGTATAATCCTTGCTGTTCAGACTGTGCACCTGCAATATCTCCTGGGAAtttgctagaaatgcagaatctcaaccCCACTCCAGGCCTACtgaaccagaatctgcattttaatatcatttttaataCATTACAGTCTCAGAGGCACCATCCTGCAATGTAAGCCTGACATTacaccctctcctctccctggcaGGTACTATGGGAAACAACAATTGGCTTTTTCCACACTTGTTCTTTCCTGTCTGGGACCTCAGCTAAGAGCGCAAATGGCCACATGAGATCCTGGCTGGACAATAAAGTACATAGGAGAGTTCCTCCCACTGCACCACTGATGCTTGCCAACACATGCTGTTAGGAGCTGCTGTGTTTTTACTGAGCCTCATTCCCTGACCTTGAATTTGCACCCTAATAACTACCTGTTCTGATTTTTACCCTAATGGCACCAAGGAGCAGGTATTTGCCACCAGGTAAAGACCTCTGCAGATTCTACCCGGCAACACCAGGATGGAGACGACCTGAGTGCCACACTTGGATAGAGACTACAGCCGAGAAGCGAGTCCACCCTGTACACAGCTGCATGCGTCAGCAGGAACCAAGAGGGCTGGGTGGAAGGGAGGTCCAGCAACAGCAGAATTCAGAAATATCCAGGCCTCAGAGGTGAACTCTGAGGCACTTTTGTGCTTCCACTTGAGGAGGAAACGGAGGACAGGAGAAAGTGGAGGAAACCAGACTGGAAAGGGAGTGGGTGGGGAAAACATGCAGGGGGCAGCCAGCCAGCTTTTCTTCCCTGAGACAAGGAGCAGCTTGCTAGATAATTGCAGAAACAGGTCAGCCCTGGCTTCTACATTAGTGAAACATCAATGGAAAGTTTTGCCAGAGTGGTCCGCAGCAAAGCTGCCAAGGCCGGCTCATCAATGTGGAGCAGAACGTTAAGACACAGGTGTGGCATACTCATTCTAGAATACCAGTCAGCAGCCAGTTTGGAGATAACTTGTGGATTTTGAGACCTTTTGGAGCCCCCATACCAAATGAAGCCACCTTCAGGCACAGCAGGTCCTGACAAGTCACATAATAGCCCTTGGGAACTCCCAGCCAGGAGGTCAGTTGCCATGTTAACTCCAGGTAGGATGACACCGACCGGGGTAAGGTGCTATTCCAAT
The genomic region above belongs to Manis javanica isolate MJ-LG chromosome 7, MJ_LKY, whole genome shotgun sequence and contains:
- the LOC140850352 gene encoding inositol 1,4,5-trisphosphate receptor-interacting protein-like produces the protein MALELFRVCLVVVTAIVNHPLLFPRENTTVPENEEEIIHNMQVYQEKLQLEQLRLEEEMVRLAAEKEALEQLAEEGRQQNENRMAWDLRSTLCTILFLVIELWWQDHQDESSTDCLGSTEDELPGLEGAPLRGLTLPNKAMLDHFHERCIRGATADAARTREFVEGFVDDLLEALRNLCNRDTNMEVEDFIGVDSMYENWQVDRPLQCKLFVPFTSPEPYHFHPELWCSGHSMPLDRQGYGQIKVVRADEDMLGCICGKTKLGEDMLCLLHSKNNSVQPGCEAEDPLCARDSPYLDSVQVMKWFQTALTRAWHRIAHKYEFDLAFNQLDTPGSLKIRFRSGKFMPFNVIPVIHCDDSDLYFVSHLPREPSGGTPASGTDWLLSFAVYERHFLRTMSKRLPEGACHLTCLQITSFLLSKQSRLTGPSGLGSYHVKTALLHLLLSRQAADWKAGQLDVRLHELLCFLEKSLLEKKLHHFFIGNRKVPKTVGLPEAILRAEPLNLFRPLILQRRLYRKTVDSFYELLKNAPALISEYSLHIPSDHASLLQKATVL